The proteins below come from a single Serpentinimonas raichei genomic window:
- the glnK gene encoding P-II family nitrogen regulator, whose protein sequence is MKLVTAIIKPFKLDEVREALSSLGVQGITVTEVKGFGRQKGHTELYRGAEYVVDFLPKVKVDAAVSDDLVERVIEVIEGAARTGKIGDGKIFVFPLEQVVRIRTGETGAQAL, encoded by the coding sequence ATGAAACTGGTCACTGCGATCATCAAACCCTTCAAGCTCGACGAGGTGCGCGAAGCGCTCTCCAGTCTGGGTGTGCAGGGCATCACCGTCACCGAAGTCAAGGGCTTCGGGCGCCAAAAAGGCCACACCGAGCTCTACCGCGGGGCCGAATACGTGGTCGATTTCCTGCCCAAGGTCAAGGTCGATGCGGCCGTGAGCGACGACTTGGTCGAGCGCGTAATCGAAGTCATCGAGGGCGCAGCCCGCACCGGCAAGATCGGCGACGGCAAGATTTTCGTCTTCCCACTGGAGCAGGTGGTGCGCATTCGCACCGGCGAGACCGGCGCCCAAGCGCTTTGA
- a CDS encoding YifB family Mg chelatase-like AAA ATPase, with translation MGLCVVQSRTLVGLDALPVSVEVHLANGLPSLTLVGLADTEVKEARERVRSAILNAGLDWPHNKRITVNLAPADLPKESGRFDLPIALGILAASGQIDGAALAGYEFAGELSLSGALRPVRGALCMGLAFLRGHGAGQPPCTALVLPPGSAEEAALVRQARVYRAHHLLDVVQRFAPAGAALPEPPHPDGWALLQGTTQVQPLHLPDLADVKGQAGARRALEIAAAGAHSLLMSGPPGSGKSMLAQRLPGILPALDDQQALEAAAVASLAGRFSPEHWGLRPFSAPHHSASATALVGGGNPPRPGEISLAHQGVLFLDELPEFPRAALEALREPLESGQIRISRAARQTDFPARFQLVAAMNPCPCGYLGASHRNCRCTPDQVLRYQGKLSGPLLDRIDLHVEVPLLPPQQLLERAAAESSAAVRERVVQARQRALQRQGHANQALHGPELQRHAALEPAADKLLQQAASRLGWSGRATHRALRVARTIADLAASERILSAHLAEAVQYRQPGPI, from the coding sequence GTGGGTTTGTGCGTGGTTCAAAGCCGCACACTGGTGGGGCTAGACGCTTTGCCGGTGAGCGTAGAAGTGCATCTGGCCAACGGCCTGCCCAGCCTGACGCTGGTGGGCTTGGCCGACACCGAGGTGAAGGAGGCGCGCGAGCGCGTGCGCTCGGCGATATTGAACGCTGGGCTGGATTGGCCGCACAACAAGCGCATTACGGTCAACCTGGCCCCGGCCGATCTGCCCAAAGAATCGGGGCGCTTTGATTTGCCGATCGCGCTTGGCATTCTGGCCGCCAGCGGCCAGATCGACGGCGCGGCGCTGGCCGGCTACGAGTTTGCCGGTGAGCTCTCGCTCAGTGGCGCCTTGCGCCCGGTCCGGGGCGCTTTGTGCATGGGCTTGGCTTTTTTGCGCGGCCATGGCGCGGGCCAACCCCCATGCACCGCTTTGGTGCTGCCCCCGGGCAGCGCCGAGGAAGCGGCCTTGGTGCGCCAGGCGCGGGTGTACCGGGCGCACCATTTGCTGGATGTGGTGCAGCGCTTTGCGCCCGCTGGTGCTGCGCTGCCCGAACCCCCGCACCCCGACGGCTGGGCCTTGTTGCAGGGCACGACGCAGGTGCAGCCACTCCATCTGCCCGATTTGGCCGATGTGAAGGGGCAAGCCGGGGCGCGGCGGGCGCTGGAGATCGCCGCCGCGGGCGCGCACAGCCTGCTGATGAGCGGCCCGCCGGGCTCGGGCAAGTCGATGCTGGCGCAGCGCCTGCCCGGCATCTTGCCGGCGCTGGACGACCAGCAGGCGCTGGAGGCGGCGGCGGTGGCTTCGCTGGCCGGGCGCTTTAGTCCCGAGCACTGGGGCCTACGGCCCTTTAGCGCACCGCACCACAGCGCCAGCGCCACCGCCTTGGTGGGCGGCGGCAACCCGCCCCGGCCGGGCGAGATTTCGCTGGCGCACCAAGGGGTGCTGTTCCTGGACGAACTGCCCGAGTTTCCGCGCGCCGCCCTCGAGGCCTTGCGCGAGCCGCTCGAGAGCGGGCAGATTCGCATCTCGCGTGCGGCGCGCCAGACCGATTTTCCGGCCCGCTTTCAACTGGTGGCGGCCATGAACCCCTGCCCCTGCGGCTACCTAGGGGCCAGCCACCGCAACTGCCGCTGCACCCCCGACCAGGTGCTGCGCTACCAAGGCAAGCTCAGCGGCCCCTTGCTGGACCGCATCGACCTGCACGTCGAGGTGCCGCTGCTGCCACCGCAGCAGTTGCTCGAACGCGCCGCAGCCGAGTCGAGCGCGGCGGTGCGCGAGCGCGTCGTGCAGGCGCGCCAACGGGCGTTGCAGCGCCAAGGCCACGCCAACCAAGCCCTGCACGGCCCCGAGCTGCAACGCCATGCGGCACTGGAACCTGCTGCCGACAAGCTGCTGCAACAAGCGGCCAGCCGACTCGGCTGGTCGGGCCGCGCCACCCACCGCGCGCTGCGGGTGGCGCGCACCATTGCCGACTTGGCCGCCAGCGAACGCATCCTGAGCGCGCATCTGGCGGAAGCGGTGCAGTACCGCCAGCCGGGACCGATTTGA
- a CDS encoding GspE/PulE family protein, with translation MDPLAAASADPLVVAREGLLPLRWPTPPYASYGGHENGSSEPDASGLDCQVEGSNGQVRPCRLMALDLPAGMVHIQLPPSRAIMPLRFGMFRRITLTQPLAPLLQRSQSTPAGSRPNNAAASADDLLDFRPRLPYALELSDGTALTGTTIGHLESDAGVFLFVPLDEHDRVQRVFLPAHMVRRIRVGESIGQVLVEHHAVTTEQVELAAREQELLRNRKLGDYLVLKEIVKPEQLLQALEEQSRMPMVRIGEALTALGLITSEQLQDALERQKTERSVPLGELLVQSGLLSRDDLRLALARKMGYPVVDLAKFPVDPEALRRVPIALARKHRVVPLLWRNGTVVVAAEDPSRRGMLEELDFLLQAKVLSTLTSTPLGPQSINEAYARFGLDDALTAVAAGGDFAATSSDKLLESLEQEARDEADPNAPAIEQSDNSLVKLINSIIIEAHGQGASDIHIETFVGKRKVRIRLRKDGRLSPLMELPPGYRNAIIGRIKIMCDLDISERRKPQDGKIDFAKFSPAHKLELRVATIPTTGGAEDVVLRLLSSAKPLPVEQLGLTPANLRQLQAAVVRPHGMVLCVGPTGSGKTTTLHSLLQHINTPDRKIWTAEDPVEISNPDLRQVQVNPKIDWTFAKALRTFLRADPDIIMVGEIRDGETAQMAIEASLTGHLVFSTLHTNSAPETVVRLLDMGMDPFNFADSLAAVLAQRLVRRWCKSCVRSTPADEAWVNELLEDYLHVLPEALRPDKAALRAQWLHDYGLDGHLLQHHASGCSACDQTGYKGRVGVHELLLIDGPLRRLIQRRAPSEALQEAAQIGGGLRTLRQDGILKVLQGLSSIDEVRAHCTL, from the coding sequence ATGGATCCCCTAGCCGCTGCATCAGCCGATCCCCTTGTGGTAGCACGGGAAGGCTTGTTGCCGCTGCGCTGGCCCACCCCACCCTACGCCAGCTACGGCGGTCATGAAAACGGCAGCAGCGAACCCGATGCCTCGGGCTTGGACTGCCAAGTCGAGGGCAGCAACGGCCAGGTGCGCCCTTGCCGGCTAATGGCGCTGGATCTGCCCGCTGGCATGGTCCACATCCAATTGCCGCCCTCGCGCGCCATCATGCCGCTGCGCTTTGGCATGTTTCGGCGCATCACCCTGACGCAGCCGCTGGCCCCGCTGCTGCAACGATCCCAAAGCACCCCTGCGGGGTCCCGCCCCAACAATGCGGCCGCCAGCGCCGACGATTTGCTCGATTTCCGCCCCCGACTGCCCTACGCCCTGGAACTGAGCGACGGCACCGCGCTGACCGGCACCACGATTGGGCACCTCGAGTCGGATGCAGGTGTGTTCCTGTTTGTGCCGCTGGACGAACACGACCGGGTGCAACGGGTTTTTTTGCCAGCGCACATGGTGCGCCGGATACGGGTCGGGGAGAGCATCGGGCAGGTGTTGGTCGAGCACCATGCCGTCACCACCGAGCAGGTCGAGCTGGCTGCGCGCGAGCAAGAGCTGTTGCGCAACCGCAAATTGGGCGACTACCTGGTGCTCAAGGAAATCGTCAAGCCCGAGCAATTGCTGCAGGCGCTAGAGGAGCAGTCGCGCATGCCCATGGTGCGCATCGGCGAGGCGCTGACCGCGCTCGGGCTCATCACCTCCGAGCAACTGCAAGACGCGCTGGAGCGCCAAAAAACCGAGCGCAGCGTGCCGCTGGGCGAGCTGCTGGTGCAGAGCGGACTGTTGTCGCGCGACGATTTGCGCCTCGCGCTGGCGCGCAAAATGGGCTACCCGGTGGTCGATCTGGCCAAGTTCCCCGTCGATCCCGAGGCGCTGCGCCGGGTGCCGATCGCGCTGGCACGCAAACACCGCGTGGTGCCCTTGTTGTGGCGCAACGGCACCGTGGTGGTGGCCGCCGAAGACCCGTCCCGGCGTGGCATGCTCGAAGAACTCGATTTCCTGTTGCAGGCCAAGGTGTTGTCGACGCTGACCAGCACCCCGCTCGGGCCGCAGAGCATCAACGAGGCCTATGCCCGTTTTGGCCTCGATGACGCCCTGACGGCGGTGGCGGCGGGCGGTGATTTTGCCGCCACCAGCTCCGACAAACTGCTGGAATCGCTGGAACAAGAGGCCCGCGATGAGGCCGACCCCAATGCCCCCGCCATCGAGCAGTCCGACAACTCGCTGGTCAAGCTGATCAACAGCATCATCATCGAGGCGCATGGCCAAGGGGCCTCCGACATCCACATCGAAACCTTTGTTGGCAAGCGCAAGGTGCGCATCCGCTTGCGCAAAGACGGGCGCCTGAGCCCCCTGATGGAGCTGCCGCCAGGCTACCGCAACGCCATCATCGGGCGCATCAAGATCATGTGCGACCTCGATATTTCGGAGCGCCGCAAACCCCAAGACGGCAAAATCGACTTTGCCAAGTTTTCGCCCGCGCACAAGCTGGAGCTGCGCGTGGCCACCATCCCCACCACCGGCGGCGCCGAGGACGTGGTGCTGCGCCTGCTCTCCTCGGCCAAGCCGCTGCCGGTCGAGCAACTGGGCCTCACGCCCGCCAACCTGCGCCAGTTGCAGGCGGCTGTGGTGCGCCCACACGGCATGGTGCTGTGCGTAGGCCCCACGGGTTCGGGCAAGACCACCACGCTGCACTCGCTGCTGCAGCACATCAACACGCCCGACCGCAAGATCTGGACCGCCGAAGACCCGGTGGAGATCAGCAACCCCGACCTGCGCCAGGTGCAGGTCAACCCCAAGATCGACTGGACTTTTGCCAAGGCGCTGCGCACCTTCCTGCGCGCCGACCCCGACATCATCATGGTGGGCGAGATCCGCGACGGCGAAACGGCGCAGATGGCGATCGAGGCCTCGCTCACCGGGCACTTGGTGTTTTCCACCCTGCACACCAACAGCGCGCCCGAGACCGTGGTGCGCCTGCTCGATATGGGGATGGATCCGTTCAACTTTGCCGATTCGCTCGCCGCCGTGCTGGCGCAGCGGCTGGTGCGGCGTTGGTGCAAAAGCTGCGTGCGCAGCACCCCGGCCGACGAGGCCTGGGTCAACGAGCTGCTGGAAGACTACCTGCACGTGCTGCCCGAGGCCCTGCGCCCCGACAAGGCCGCGCTGCGCGCGCAGTGGCTGCACGACTACGGGCTAGACGGCCACCTGCTCCAGCACCACGCCAGCGGCTGCTCGGCCTGCGATCAAACCGGCTACAAGGGCCGCGTGGGGGTGCACGAGCTGCTGCTGATCGACGGCCCCTTGCGCCGCCTGATCCAGCGCAGAGCGCCTTCGGAGGCGCTGCAGGAAGCGGCGCAGATCGGCGGCGGGCTGCGCACCCTGCGCCAAGACGGCATCCTCAAGGTGCTGCAGGGCCTGAGCAGCATCGACGAGGTGCGCGCCCACTGCACGCTTTGA
- the metH gene encoding methionine synthase, whose product MNETQSPTANPPPGPMLLSGLELLRIDEHSLFVNIGERTNVTGSKAFARLILEGQFEQALAVARQQVENGAQIIDVNMDEAMLDSRAAMVRFLNLMAGEPDIARVPVMIDSSKWEVIEAGLKCVQGKGIVNSISLKEGEAEFKRQARLIRRYGAATVVMAFDEQGQADTMARKCEICARAYRILVDEVGFPPEDIVFDPNIFAVATGIAEHDNYAVDFIEATRWIKAHLPGAKVSGGVSNVSFSFRGNDPVREAIHTVFLYHAIQAGMDMGIVNAGMVGVYDELAPELRQRVEDVVLNRRSDATERLLEIADSVRGAARDDSAKNAWRTLPLRERLTHALVHGLNEHIEADTEALWQQMRAEGLRPLHLIEGPLMDGMNVVGDLFGAGKMFLPQVVKSARVMKQAVAHLMPAIEEEKRQALALGGAEPRAQGKIVIATVKGDVHDIGKNIVTVVLQCNNFEVVNMGVMVPCHQILAKAKEVGAEIVGLSGLITPSLEEMQYVAAEMQKDAYFEQHGVALMIGGATTSRVHTAVKIAPHYSGPVVYVPDASRSVGVAQNLLGQGRSAFVAELGSDYERVRQQHANKKKTPLVSLAQARANKAALDWAAYTPARPKFIGRRVFKNLDLAELARYIDWGPYFQTWDLAGPYPAILDDEVVGEQARKVYAEAQAMLKKIVEGRWLTANAVLGLYPAQALGDDDIALYADEARRDPALVWYGLRQQSAKPVIDGVPRPNRCLADFVAPQGSGVADYVGAFAVTAGIGAEARAAAFEAAHDDYQAIVLKALADRLAEAAAEYLHRRVRTELWGYAAGEDLSPPQLIAEQYQGIRPAPGYPACPDHTVKRELLALLGSEDIGLGLTESLAMTPAASVCGFYLAHPQSGYFNVGPIGRDQLAEQARRRGLNEAELARWLAPNL is encoded by the coding sequence GTGAACGAAACACAATCCCCTACCGCCAATCCGCCACCCGGCCCCATGCTGCTGTCGGGGCTGGAGCTGCTGCGCATCGACGAGCATTCGCTGTTCGTCAACATCGGCGAGCGCACCAACGTCACCGGCTCCAAAGCCTTTGCGCGCCTGATTCTGGAAGGGCAATTCGAGCAGGCGCTGGCGGTGGCGCGCCAGCAGGTGGAAAACGGGGCTCAGATCATCGACGTCAACATGGACGAAGCCATGCTCGACAGCCGGGCCGCCATGGTGCGCTTTTTGAACCTCATGGCCGGCGAGCCCGACATCGCCCGCGTGCCGGTGATGATCGACTCCTCCAAGTGGGAGGTGATCGAGGCCGGGCTCAAGTGCGTGCAGGGCAAGGGCATCGTGAACTCGATCAGCCTCAAAGAGGGCGAGGCCGAGTTCAAGCGCCAGGCGCGGCTGATCCGCCGCTACGGTGCCGCCACGGTGGTGATGGCCTTCGACGAACAGGGCCAGGCCGACACCATGGCGCGCAAGTGCGAAATCTGCGCCCGCGCCTACCGCATCCTAGTCGATGAGGTGGGTTTCCCGCCCGAAGACATCGTGTTCGACCCCAACATCTTCGCCGTGGCCACCGGCATCGCCGAGCACGACAACTACGCGGTCGATTTCATCGAGGCCACGCGCTGGATCAAGGCGCACCTGCCGGGGGCCAAGGTCAGCGGCGGGGTGAGCAACGTGAGCTTTAGCTTTCGCGGCAACGACCCGGTGCGCGAGGCCATCCACACCGTGTTTTTATACCACGCCATTCAAGCCGGGATGGACATGGGCATCGTCAACGCCGGCATGGTCGGCGTCTATGATGAGCTGGCCCCCGAGCTGCGCCAGCGCGTCGAAGACGTGGTGCTCAACCGCCGTTCTGACGCCACCGAGCGCCTGCTCGAAATCGCCGACAGCGTGCGCGGTGCCGCGCGCGACGACAGCGCCAAAAACGCCTGGCGCACGCTGCCGCTGCGCGAGCGCCTCACGCACGCGCTGGTGCACGGCCTCAACGAGCACATCGAGGCCGACACCGAAGCCCTGTGGCAGCAGATGCGCGCCGAGGGTTTGCGGCCGCTGCACCTGATCGAAGGTCCGCTGATGGACGGCATGAACGTGGTCGGCGACCTGTTCGGCGCGGGCAAGATGTTTCTGCCGCAGGTGGTCAAGAGCGCGCGCGTGATGAAGCAGGCGGTGGCGCACCTGATGCCCGCAATCGAGGAAGAAAAACGCCAGGCCCTGGCGCTTGGCGGCGCCGAGCCGCGTGCCCAGGGCAAGATCGTGATCGCCACCGTCAAGGGCGATGTGCACGACATCGGCAAAAACATCGTCACCGTGGTGCTGCAATGCAACAACTTCGAGGTGGTGAACATGGGCGTGATGGTGCCCTGCCACCAGATCCTGGCCAAGGCCAAAGAGGTGGGGGCCGAGATCGTGGGCTTGTCGGGCCTGATCACGCCCAGCCTAGAAGAAATGCAGTACGTGGCGGCCGAAATGCAAAAAGACGCCTATTTCGAACAGCACGGCGTGGCGCTGATGATAGGCGGGGCCACCACCAGCCGGGTCCACACGGCGGTGAAAATTGCCCCGCACTACAGCGGCCCGGTGGTCTATGTGCCCGACGCCTCGCGCAGCGTGGGCGTGGCGCAGAACCTGCTGGGCCAAGGGCGCAGCGCGTTCGTGGCCGAGCTCGGCAGCGACTACGAGCGCGTGCGCCAGCAGCACGCCAACAAAAAGAAAACCCCGCTGGTGTCGCTGGCGCAAGCGCGTGCCAACAAGGCCGCGCTCGACTGGGCTGCCTACACCCCGGCGCGGCCCAAGTTCATTGGCCGGCGCGTGTTCAAAAACCTCGATCTGGCCGAGCTGGCGCGCTATATCGACTGGGGCCCGTACTTCCAGACTTGGGATTTGGCCGGCCCTTACCCCGCCATCCTCGACGATGAAGTGGTGGGCGAGCAGGCGCGCAAGGTCTATGCCGAGGCGCAGGCCATGCTGAAAAAAATCGTCGAAGGCCGTTGGCTCACGGCCAACGCGGTGCTGGGCCTGTACCCGGCGCAGGCGCTGGGCGACGACGACATCGCGCTCTACGCCGACGAAGCGCGGCGCGACCCGGCCTTGGTCTGGTACGGCTTGCGCCAGCAGAGCGCCAAGCCGGTGATCGACGGGGTGCCACGCCCAAACCGCTGCCTGGCCGATTTCGTGGCCCCGCAGGGCAGCGGGGTGGCCGACTATGTGGGCGCCTTTGCCGTTACGGCGGGCATCGGGGCCGAGGCGCGCGCCGCCGCCTTCGAGGCCGCGCACGACGACTACCAGGCCATCGTGCTCAAGGCGCTGGCGGATCGGCTGGCCGAAGCCGCTGCCGAATACCTGCACCGGCGCGTGCGCACCGAGCTCTGGGGCTACGCGGCTGGTGAAGATTTGAGCCCGCCGCAGCTCATCGCCGAACAGTACCAAGGCATCCGCCCGGCCCCTGGCTACCCGGCCTGCCCCGATCACACCGTCAAGCGCGAGCTGCTGGCGCTCTTGGGCAGTGAGGACATCGGCCTGGGCCTGACCGAGAGCCTGGCCATGACGCCCGCCGCCAGCGTCTGCGGCTTTTACCTGGCGCACCCGCAAAGCGGCTACTTCAACGTCGGGCCCATCGGGCGCGACCAACTAGCCGAGCAGGCGCGCCGCCGCGGCCTGAACGAGGCCGAGCTGGCGCGCTGGCTGGCGCCGAACCTGTGA
- the tyrS gene encoding tyrosine--tRNA ligase, which translates to MIQATPPTAAAPRTGATPAAPRAAPLSEAVQHALAVTRRGCEELIPEADWVQKLQRSQASGQPLRIKLGLDPTAPDIHFGHTVVLNKLRQLQDLGHTVIFLIGDFTSLIGDPSGRNSTRPPLTPEQIQANAQTYYQQASLVLDPAKTEIRYNSEWSLALGAMGMIELAAKYTVARMMERNDFHQRYTAGSPISVHEFLYPLMQGYDSVALKADLELGGTDQKFNLLMGRHLQAEYGQEPQCILTMPLLEGLDGVEKMSKSKGNYIGIGEAANTMYAKVLSISDELMWRWFTLLSFQSEAQIAALRAEVAAGRNPKDAKVQLALELTTRFHSAAAAAAAQQDFINRSQGGVPDQIPELALGGAPLGLAALLKAAGLAPSSSEANRLIDGAGVRVDGTVVSDKGLRLGPGCYVLQVGKRKFARVTLS; encoded by the coding sequence ATGATCCAAGCCACCCCCCCCACCGCTGCGGCCCCGCGCACTGGCGCAACCCCTGCTGCACCCCGCGCAGCGCCCCTGAGCGAAGCCGTGCAGCACGCCTTGGCCGTGACGCGGCGCGGCTGCGAGGAGCTCATCCCCGAGGCCGACTGGGTGCAAAAATTGCAGCGCAGCCAGGCCAGCGGGCAGCCGCTGCGCATCAAGCTCGGGCTGGACCCAACCGCGCCCGACATCCACTTCGGCCACACCGTGGTGCTCAACAAGCTGCGCCAGTTGCAGGATTTGGGGCACACGGTGATCTTTCTGATCGGCGATTTCACCAGCCTGATCGGCGACCCTTCCGGGCGCAACAGCACCCGGCCGCCGCTCACGCCCGAGCAAATCCAGGCCAACGCCCAAACCTACTACCAGCAGGCCAGCCTGGTTCTGGACCCGGCCAAAACCGAAATCCGCTACAACAGCGAGTGGAGCCTGGCGCTGGGCGCTATGGGCATGATCGAGCTGGCGGCCAAATACACCGTGGCGCGCATGATGGAGCGCAACGATTTTCACCAGCGCTACACGGCGGGCAGCCCGATCAGCGTGCATGAATTTTTGTACCCGCTGATGCAGGGTTACGACTCGGTGGCGCTCAAGGCCGACCTGGAGCTGGGTGGCACCGACCAAAAATTCAACCTGCTCATGGGGCGCCACTTGCAGGCCGAGTACGGCCAAGAGCCGCAGTGCATCCTCACCATGCCGCTGCTCGAAGGGCTGGACGGGGTGGAGAAGATGTCCAAGTCCAAGGGCAATTACATCGGCATCGGTGAAGCGGCCAACACCATGTACGCCAAGGTGCTGAGCATTTCCGATGAGCTGATGTGGCGCTGGTTCACCCTGCTGTCGTTCCAGTCCGAGGCGCAGATCGCCGCGCTGCGCGCCGAGGTGGCGGCCGGGCGCAACCCCAAAGACGCCAAGGTGCAACTGGCGCTGGAGCTCACCACGCGCTTTCACAGCGCAGCGGCGGCGGCGGCGGCGCAGCAGGACTTCATCAACCGCAGCCAAGGCGGCGTGCCGGACCAAATCCCGGAGCTGGCGCTGGGCGGCGCACCGCTGGGGCTGGCGGCGCTGCTCAAGGCCGCCGGGCTGGCGCCATCGAGCAGCGAAGCCAACCGCCTGATCGACGGCGCCGGGGTGCGCGTCGATGGCACCGTGGTCAGCGACAAGGGCCTGCGACTGGGCCCGGGCTGCTACGTGCTGCAAGTGGGCAAACGCAAGTTCGCCCGCGTCACGCTTTCTTGA
- a CDS encoding M23 family metallopeptidase yields the protein MNELAQQIKFILQQYPKRFVAGLGAILLGTGVTAFGVAPLEAQISDLPVQQVVEQVPHAALAAQLSAAPAATGSPAELQAPVPFVLFRTDVTRRNDTVQSLLQRLGVSDSAALQFLRSHPDAAVLMRGPAGKLVRAETDDDQRLLRLSVRWLPSNQADTYQRLLIERSGNGFVARIDQGQSQRSVRVASGAIRSTLFAATEAADLPDLVASQLADIFSGQIDFRRDLQRGDSFRVVYEAIEAEGELLRYGRLLSAEFVNKGRPHQVLWFEAPGQPGAYFTFDGDSTRRAFLASPLEFSRISSGFGLRFHPVTGLRRPHLGVDFPAPIGTPVRSVGDGVVKFAGSQRGFGNVVFIQHRNNIVTVYAHLHRIDVRQGQSVAQSQYIGQVGCTGVCTGPHVHFEYRLNGIHRDPLLLVAEGGGSAPLSAAVRPAFQQAAADMKQKLAAASTLVQASAQ from the coding sequence ATGAACGAACTGGCCCAGCAGATCAAATTTATCTTGCAACAATACCCCAAGCGTTTCGTGGCTGGCTTGGGTGCCATTTTGCTAGGCACCGGCGTCACCGCCTTTGGCGTGGCTCCGTTGGAGGCCCAAATCTCCGACCTGCCCGTGCAGCAAGTGGTCGAGCAGGTGCCGCACGCCGCACTGGCGGCGCAGCTTTCAGCGGCGCCAGCGGCAACCGGCTCCCCTGCCGAACTGCAAGCCCCCGTGCCCTTCGTGCTGTTTCGCACCGACGTCACGCGCCGCAACGACACCGTGCAAAGCCTGCTGCAGCGCTTGGGCGTGAGCGACAGCGCCGCGCTACAGTTCTTGCGCAGCCACCCCGACGCGGCGGTGCTGATGCGCGGCCCAGCGGGCAAGCTGGTGCGCGCCGAAACCGACGACGACCAGCGCCTGCTGCGCCTGAGCGTGCGCTGGCTGCCGAGCAACCAAGCCGACACCTACCAGCGCTTGCTGATCGAGCGCAGCGGCAACGGCTTTGTGGCCCGCATCGACCAAGGTCAATCGCAGCGCTCGGTCCGGGTAGCCAGTGGCGCCATCCGCAGCACGCTGTTTGCCGCCACCGAGGCGGCCGACCTGCCCGATCTGGTGGCCTCCCAACTGGCTGATATTTTTTCGGGCCAGATCGATTTTCGGCGCGACCTGCAACGCGGCGACTCCTTCCGCGTGGTCTATGAAGCGATCGAAGCCGAAGGCGAGTTGCTGCGTTACGGCCGCCTGCTGAGTGCCGAGTTCGTCAACAAGGGCCGCCCGCACCAGGTGCTGTGGTTCGAGGCGCCGGGCCAGCCCGGGGCCTACTTCACCTTTGACGGCGACAGCACGCGGCGCGCTTTCTTGGCCTCGCCGCTGGAGTTCTCGCGCATCAGCAGCGGCTTTGGCTTGCGCTTTCACCCCGTTACGGGCTTGCGCCGCCCGCACCTAGGCGTCGATTTCCCGGCCCCCATCGGCACCCCGGTGCGCAGCGTCGGCGACGGCGTCGTGAAGTTCGCCGGCAGCCAACGCGGTTTTGGCAACGTGGTGTTCATCCAGCACCGCAACAACATCGTCACGGTCTACGCCCACCTGCACCGCATCGACGTGCGCCAGGGGCAGAGCGTGGCCCAAAGCCAGTACATTGGCCAAGTGGGTTGCACCGGCGTCTGCACCGGGCCACACGTGCACTTTGAATACCGCCTGAACGGCATCCACCGCGACCCGCTGCTGCTGGTGGCCGAAGGCGGCGGCAGCGCGCCGCTGTCGGCTGCGGTGCGGCCGGCGTTCCAGCAAGCCGCTGCCGACATGAAGCAAAAACTCGCTGCCGCCTCGACCTTGGTGCAGGCCAGCGCCCAATAA
- a CDS encoding anhydro-N-acetylmuramic acid kinase, which translates to MSTYTIGLMSGTSLDGIDGVLLESGADHSHRVLAAASSDLPSGLRLAFLGLNQSGPNELHRAAVAACQLAELYAHVVAQLLQSSGLAAAQVRAIGAHGQTVRHRPPGPGIAHPYTLQINQPALLAERSGIAVVADFRSRDVAAGGQGAPLVPAFHQRIFGRAGQSVLVLNLGGIANLTALPASGAVYGLDSGPGNALLDLWCQRHTGAWFDRDGAWGASGCEQPDLLAHLLEEPYFQQRGCKSTGRDLFHADWLAERLRGFAALPPADVQATLTRLTARSIAGAVQGVNWGWGDEPAGPQQVWVCGGGSRNGYLMRLLAEELPGAPVQPSEAAGWPAHWVEPAAFAWLALQAIEGKTGNVPSVTGASGPRVLGAIYPA; encoded by the coding sequence ATGAGCACCTACACCATCGGCCTGATGTCGGGCACCTCGCTCGACGGCATCGACGGGGTGTTGCTCGAATCGGGCGCCGACCACAGCCACCGCGTGCTGGCCGCAGCCAGTTCCGACCTGCCTAGTGGCTTGCGTCTAGCCTTTCTGGGCCTCAACCAAAGCGGCCCCAACGAGCTGCACCGCGCCGCCGTTGCCGCCTGCCAACTGGCTGAGCTCTACGCCCACGTGGTGGCGCAGTTGCTGCAATCCAGCGGCTTGGCCGCCGCACAGGTTCGCGCCATTGGGGCGCACGGCCAAACCGTGCGCCACCGCCCACCGGGGCCGGGCATTGCACACCCTTACACCTTGCAGATCAACCAGCCGGCGCTGCTGGCCGAGCGCAGCGGCATCGCCGTGGTGGCCGATTTTCGCAGCCGCGACGTGGCGGCCGGCGGTCAAGGCGCACCCTTGGTGCCGGCCTTTCACCAGCGTATTTTTGGGCGTGCCGGGCAGTCGGTGCTGGTGCTCAACCTGGGCGGCATTGCCAACCTGACCGCGCTGCCCGCCAGCGGCGCCGTATACGGGCTCGACAGCGGGCCCGGCAACGCGCTGCTCGACCTGTGGTGCCAGCGCCACACCGGTGCCTGGTTCGACCGCGACGGCGCCTGGGGCGCCAGTGGATGCGAGCAGCCCGACCTGTTGGCGCACTTGCTCGAAGAGCCGTATTTTCAGCAGCGCGGCTGCAAAAGCACGGGGCGCGACCTCTTTCATGCCGACTGGCTGGCCGAGCGCCTGCGCGGCTTTGCTGCGCTGCCCCCGGCCGACGTGCAAGCCACCCTGACGCGCCTGACGGCGCGCAGCATTGCTGGGGCGGTGCAGGGCGTGAATTGGGGTTGGGGCGACGAGCCCGCAGGGCCGCAGCAGGTCTGGGTCTGTGGCGGCGGCAGCCGCAATGGCTACCTGATGCGCCTGTTGGCAGAGGAACTGCCCGGCGCACCGGTGCAGCCCAGCGAGGCCGCCGGGTGGCCGGCGCATTGGGTCGAGCCAGCCGCCTTTGCGTGGCTGGCGCTGCAAGCCATCGAGGGGAAAACGGGCAATGTGCCGAGCGTCACCGGGGCCAGCGGGCCGCGTGTGCTGGGTGCGATCTACCCCGCCTAG